Genomic segment of Pseudomonas sp. CCI4.2:
GATGATTACCCGCGCCGAGTTGCGTGGGCAAATCCACCAGGGCGACACCCTGATCGAAGCGACCTCTGGCAACACCGGCATTGCACTGGCCATGGCCGCTGCGATCAAAGGCTACCGGATGATTTTGATCATGCCGGACAACTCCAGCGCCGAGCGCAAGGCGGCGATGACTGCCTATGGCGCCGAGCTGATTCTGGTCAGCAAGGAGCAGGGCATGGAAGGCGCCCGCGACCTTGCCCAGAGGATGCAGACCGAAGGCCGCGGCAAGGTACTCGATCAATTCGCCAACGGTGATAACCCCCAAGCGCATTACACCAGCACAGGCCCGGAAATCTGGCGGCAGACCGGTGGCACCATCACGCACTTCATCAGCTCTATGGGCACCACCGGCACCATCATGGGTGTCTCGCGGTACCTCAAGGAGCAGAATTGCGCCGTACAGATCATCGGCTTGCAGCCCATGGACGGTGCGTCTATTCCGGGTATTCGGCGCTGGCCGCAAGAGTACCTGCCGAAGATCTACCAAGCAGACCGCGTGGACCGAATCGTCGACATGGCCCAGGCCGAAGCCGAAGACGTCATGCGCCGGCTGGCTCGCGAAGAAGGCATCTTCTGTGGCGTGTCCTCAGGCGGGGCGGTAGCCGGTATGTTGCGCCTATCCCAAGAAGTCGAGAACGCGGTCATGGTCGCTATCATTTGTGACCGAGGCGACCGTTACCTGTCGACCGGCGTTTACGACGAACCTAACTGATGGCCAAGCAAGAGCGTGGCCTGCGATTTCAGCCCACCGGCGGCACCAAAGCGCCGCAAGTGCCCACCGGTAAAAAACAACGTCTGACCATTGAGCGACTAGCCAATGACGGCCGGGGCATTGCCTTTGTTGAAGGCCGTACCTGGTTTGTCGCCGGCAGCCTGGCCGGTGAAGAGGTGGAAGCCCGCGTGCTGAACGCCCACGGTAAAGTTGTCGAAGCGCGCACTGAACGGATATTTCAAGCCAGCGCCATGCGTCGACCGGCACCCTGTGTGCATTTCGGTCGATGCGGTGGTTGCAGCGTTCAGCATATTTCCCATGACGATCAGCTTGCCCTGAAACAGCGCATGCTCGCCGACCAATTGACGCGTGTCGCAGGGGTCGAGCCCGATGAGTGGGCGCCGCCGTTGACCGGCCCTGAATTTGCCTACCGTCGCCGGGCGCGGGTCGCTGTACGTTGGGACGCCAAAGCCAAACGTCTGGACGTAGGGTTCCGTGCCGCGTCGAGTCAAGACATCGTGGGCGTCGATGAATGCCCGGTGCTGGTACAGGCTTTGCAGCCAATCATGGCGCAATTGCCAGCCATGTTGCGGCAGTTCAGCAAACCGCAGGTGTTGGGCCACGTTGAACTGTTCAGTGGTTCATCGACCGCCGTATTGTTACGTCATACCGCGCCGTTGACCGAGGCCGATCTGGCGTTGCTGCAAGGATTTTGCGCTGCGCACCATGCGCAACTGTGGCTGCACGGTGAGGGTGAACCGCAACCGGTGGACCCGACGCAGGCCTTGGGTTATCGACTTGAGCAGTGGAACTTGCAGTTGGCGTACCGACCTGGCGATTTCATACAGGTCAACGCCGCCGTCAACGCGGCGATGATTGGCCAGGCAATGGAATGGCTGGCGCCGCAGGCCGATGAGCGTATTCTCGATCTGTTCTGCGGGCTCGGTAATTTTGCGTTGCCGCTGGCCAAGCAGGCCCGCGAAGTGGTGGCGGTGGAGGGTGTTGCGACCATGGTCGAACGTGCCTCGGCCAATGCAATGAGTAATGATCTGCATAATGTGAAGTTCGTTCAGGCGGATTTGTCACAGCCCTTGGCAGACGTGGGCTGGGCCGCAGAGCGTTTTTCTGCGGTGCTCTTGGACCCGCCACGCGACGGTGCTTTTGAGGTTGTACGCAAGGTTTCTGCGTTAGGTGCCGAACGGTTGCTGTATGTGTCATGCAACCCGGCAACTTTAGCGCGCGACACTGTCGAATTGATCAAACAGGGCTACCGATTAAAACGTGCCGGTATCCTCGATATGTTTCCGCAGACGGCGCATGTCGAGGCTATGGCGTTATTTGAGGCGAGTAAGTAAGCAGTACGGCTCAAGAAATGAGCCGGCCGTTTACAGGGAATCTCGTTTAATCCGACTGGCCCGCGAACGCACAGCCCTTGCCTGCCCAGCAAGAGGCGTTTGCTCAAGAAGGCCAGCGACTGAAGGCGCTTTTTATCGCGCCGTAGGGAAGGTAAGCAACATGGTACAGGTGAGAGCGCACCAGCCGATCAACACCGATGGCAGTATCAATCTCGATGCATGGCTCGATCATGTCGTCAGTGTCGACCTCGTATTAGACCGACAAGCATTGAAAGAAGCGTGCGAATTTGCCCGCCACGCTGAGCAACAAGACAATGCCTCAAAGAATTTATGGGCAGAAGGGACCTCAAGTTTCCAGGCTGGCCTGGAAATCGCC
This window contains:
- the cysM gene encoding cysteine synthase CysM, whose product is MTLQYQTIADCVGNTPLVRLQRLAGDTTNTLLLKLEGNNPAGSVKDRPALSMITRAELRGQIHQGDTLIEATSGNTGIALAMAAAIKGYRMILIMPDNSSAERKAAMTAYGAELILVSKEQGMEGARDLAQRMQTEGRGKVLDQFANGDNPQAHYTSTGPEIWRQTGGTITHFISSMGTTGTIMGVSRYLKEQNCAVQIIGLQPMDGASIPGIRRWPQEYLPKIYQADRVDRIVDMAQAEAEDVMRRLAREEGIFCGVSSGGAVAGMLRLSQEVENAVMVAIICDRGDRYLSTGVYDEPN
- the rlmD gene encoding 23S rRNA (uracil(1939)-C(5))-methyltransferase RlmD; amino-acid sequence: MAKQERGLRFQPTGGTKAPQVPTGKKQRLTIERLANDGRGIAFVEGRTWFVAGSLAGEEVEARVLNAHGKVVEARTERIFQASAMRRPAPCVHFGRCGGCSVQHISHDDQLALKQRMLADQLTRVAGVEPDEWAPPLTGPEFAYRRRARVAVRWDAKAKRLDVGFRAASSQDIVGVDECPVLVQALQPIMAQLPAMLRQFSKPQVLGHVELFSGSSTAVLLRHTAPLTEADLALLQGFCAAHHAQLWLHGEGEPQPVDPTQALGYRLEQWNLQLAYRPGDFIQVNAAVNAAMIGQAMEWLAPQADERILDLFCGLGNFALPLAKQAREVVAVEGVATMVERASANAMSNDLHNVKFVQADLSQPLADVGWAAERFSAVLLDPPRDGAFEVVRKVSALGAERLLYVSCNPATLARDTVELIKQGYRLKRAGILDMFPQTAHVEAMALFEASK